The following proteins are encoded in a genomic region of Debaryomyces hansenii CBS767 chromosome G complete sequence:
- a CDS encoding DEHA2G23342p (no similarity), which translates to MLQYKKEKAETILNHNYLHWGIMMIICHSIMQKIAKAIFSKLRIVN; encoded by the coding sequence ATGTTACAATataagaaagaaaaagcAGAAACAATTCtaaatcataattatttgcattGGGGAATCATGATGATCATATGTCATTCCATTATGCAGAAGATTGCTAAAGCTATATTTTCCAAACTACGAATCGTTAACTAG
- a CDS encoding DEHA2G23276p (similar to uniprot|P21524 Saccharomyces cerevisiae YER070W RNR1 Ribonucleotide-diphosphate reductase (RNR) large subunit) — protein sequence MTNTKVIKIKDKTEQYENFSKTKLLHFLENLAFELDTEYISLEEIVNKVIDGLPDLISVKDLLELLAESIATKIIYHPDHSILAGRVEAVNLQKMTDYTFSSNVIRLRNYKSNKTGRSYGVVSDEYFKTVMEHKHVLDSIIDSRRDLELTYFGIKTLQNSYLLKLDNVVSETPQFMFLRVAIGIHGDDIDSVIETYELMSQKYFIHASPTLFNSGTEYNYLSSCFLLAMEDDSIDGIYKTLHKSALISKASGGIGLHVHNIRGSGSYIASSNGTSSGLVPMLRVFNNTARYVDQGGNKRPGAFAIYIEPWHCDIISILDLKKNHGKEEMRARDLFYGLWIPDLFMERVKQDLDWSLFSPDITPGLSDCYGDAFKTLYEKYEESGKAIRTIKAQKLWRAILECQTETGGPYMLFKDACNSKSNQRNLGTIKSSNLCCEIIEYSSPEETAVCNLGSLALPSFIKNSNELEYDFDKLHTVTKVLAKNLNKIIDITKYPIESAKFSNMRNRPIAVGVQGLADLFLELRLPFDSNQAKVLNTQIFETIYHAAVEVSIELAIKDGPYDTFKGSPISEGLFQFDLWNHKPSQLYSDWDELKLKAKTLGVRNSLLVAPMPTASTSQILGFNECFEPYTSNIYNRRVLSGEFQVVNKYLMKDLIDLGIWNSSMKNKIILENGSIQNIPSIPKELKQLYKTVWEISQKVIIELAADRGKFIDQSQSMNIHLQDPTFGKLTSSHFYAWEKGLKTGMYYLRTQAATRAIQFTVDLAESRKLDVQPEADMSTLKRKSYHEIDRIEGVQKKFKSEKPKMIDNTKKYKSDTYITPESAGIDSPETKGDTEESYDIYDTTPVACDINNVANCDSCSG from the coding sequence ATGACTAATACAaaagttatcaaaattaaagataaaaCTGAACagtatgaaaattttagcAAAACGAAACTCTTACATTTTTTGGAGAATTTGGCATTTGAATTGGATACGGAATATATAAGCCTCGAGGAAATAGTAAATAAAGTAATAGATGGGTTACCTGACTTGATTTCTGTGAAggatttattagaattattagcaGAATCAATTGCCaccaaaattatttatcatCCAGACCATTCAATATTAGCCGGAAGAGTAGAGGCAGTTAATCTACAAAAAATGACTGATTATACCTTTAGTAGTAATGTTATTCGATTGAGAAATTATAAAAGTAATAAAACGGGCAGAAGTTATGGCGTGGTTTCCGATGAATACTTTAAAACCGTAATGGAACATAAGCATGTATTGGATTCGATTATAGATAGCAGAAGAGACCTTGAGTTGACATACTTTGGGATCAAGACGTTGCAAAATTCTTATTTGTTGAAGTTGGATAACGTTGTCAGTGAAACTCCACAATTTATGTTTTTAAGAGTGGCCATAGGCATTCATGGcgatgatattgatagCGTGATTGAAACTTACGAATTAATGTCACAGAAGTATTTCATACATGCATCACCAACATTGTTTAATTCAGGAACtgaatataattatttatcatcatGCTTTTTGCTTGCAATGGAGGATGACTCAATAGATGGCATTTACAAAACCTTACATAAATCTGCATTAATTTCGAAAGCATCCGGAGGAATTGGACTTCATGTACATAATATTAGAGGAAGTGGGTCATATATAGCTAGCTCAAATGGAACATCAAGCGGTTTAGTTCCTATGTTGAGAGTTTTTAATAATACTGCAAGGTATGTCGATCAAGGTGGCAACAAAAGACCTGGGGCATTCGCCATATATATTGAACCATGGCACTGTGACATTATAAGTATAttggatttgaaaaagaatcatggtaaagaagaaatgagAGCCCGAGATTTGTTTTACGGTTTATGGATACCTGATTTATTTATGGAGAGAGTCAAACAAGATCTAGATTGGTCACTCTTCTCGCCTGATATTACTCCTGGATTAAGCGATTGTTATGGTGATGCTTTTAAAACCCTCTATGAGAAGTATGAGGAATCAGGAAAAGCAATTAGGACTATTAAAGCTCAAAAATTATGGCGTGCCATTCTAGAATGCCAAACTGAAACTGGTGGTCCTTATATGTTGTTCAAGGATGCGTGTAACCTGAAATCAAACCAAAGGAATTTAGGAACTATCAAATCATCTAACCTTTGTTGTGAAATTATCGAATATTCATCGCCCGAAGAAACTGCAGTTTGTAATTTAGGTTCTTTAGCCTTACCTTCATTCATCAAGAACAGCAATGAATTAGAATACGATTTTGATAAGCTTCATACAGTAACAAAAGTATTAGCgaaaaatttgaacaaGATAATAGACATTACCAAATACCCTATTGAAAGTGCCAAATTCTCAAATATGAGGAATAGACCCATTGCTGTAGGTGTTCAAGGACTAGCTGATTTATTCTTGGAATTAAGATTACCGTTCGATTCTAACCAAGCTAAGGTTTTAAATACGCAGatttttgaaacaatttACCATGCTGCAGTCGAGGTATCTATTGAACTAGCAATTAAGGATGGTCCTTACGATACTTTTAAGGGCTCCCCGATTTCGGAGGGATTATTCCAATTTGATCTTTGGAATCATAAACCATCCCAACTATATTCTGATTGGGATGAATTGAAACTAAAAGCTAAAACATTAGGCGTTAGAAATTCATTACTTGTTGCGCCAATGCCTACTGCTTCGACATCTCAGATTTTAGGCTTTAATGAATGTTTTGAACCTTACacttcaaatatatacaatagAAGGGTATTATCTGGAGAATTTCAAGTGGTTAACAAATACTTAATGAAggatttaattgatttaggTATTTGGAATTCGTCAATGAAGAATAAGATAATCTTGGAAAACGGATCTATTCAAAACATACCCAGTATACCAAAGGAATTGAAACAACTATATAAAACTGTTTGGGAAATATCACAAAAGGTGATTATTGAACTAGCAGCTGATAGAGGAAAATTTATCGACCAGCTGCAAAGTATGAATATTCATTTACAAGATCCTACTTTTGGTAAGTTAACTAGTAGCCATTTCTATGCATGGGAAAAAGGATTGAAAACTGGTATGTACTATTTAAGAACTCAGGCAGCAACTAGAGCTATTCAATTCACTGTTGATTTAGCTGAGTCCAGGAAACTAGACGTACAACCAGAAGCTGATATGAGTACATTAAAACGAAAATCGTACCATGAAATTGATAGGATTGAAGGGgtacaaaaaaaattcaaatctgaAAAGCCCAAAATGATAGACAATACAAAGAAATACAAATCTGATACCTACATAACACCAGAATCAGCTGGAATTGATAGTCCAGAAACGAAAGGAGATACTGAAGAATCATATGACATTTATGATACCACACCAGTTGCCTgtgatattaataatgtTGCGAACTGTGATTCATGTTCTGgataa
- a CDS encoding DEHA2G23452p (similar to uniprot|P53315 Saccharomyces cerevisiae YGR248W SOL4 6-phosphogluconolactonase with similarity to Sol3p and highly similar to CA1704|CaSOL3 Candida albicans CaSOL3), with protein sequence MPAKVYSHAQHDDVVNAVGKHILKIQDESLKSSSTFKIAVSGGSLGKVLKQCLIDNSSIAPHIQWDKWEVYFSDERLVPLDHPDSNYGLFNEMVLSNLPTNTTKPKVNAIDESLLTGKDGQIASASQSHDESIAKRYEASLPENAKFDLILLGCGPDGHTCSLFPDHRLLKERDELISAISDSPKPPPRRITFTFPVLERASSIAFVAEGAGKAPIMEKIFVDKSSQLPSKLVNELKTGVDVSWFVDDSAIEGVNVISSKY encoded by the coding sequence ATGCCAGCAAAAGTATATTCACACGCTCAACACGATGATGTTGTCAACGCTGTTGGAAAgcatattttgaaaattcaagatGAATCgttaaaatcatcatccaCATTCAAGATTGCGGTATCAGGTGGATCTTTAGGAAAAGTTTTGAAGCAATGTTTAATTGACAACTCATCAATTGCGCCACATATTCAGTGGGATAAATGGGAAGTTTATTTCAGTGACGAAAGATTGGTGCCATTGGACCATCCTGATTCCAATTATGGGTTGTTTAACGAAATGGTTTTGTCAAATTTGCCAACTAATACCACAAAACCAAAGGTTAACGCTATTGATGAAAGCTTATTAACCGGTAAAGATGGACAAATAGCATCTGCTTCTCAACTGCATGATGAATCAATTGCTAAGCGTTACGAAGCTTCTTTGCCTGAAAATGCGAAATTCGATTTGATTCTCTTAGGTTGCGGACCTGATGGTCATACTTGTTCTTTGTTCCCAGACCATAGACTTTTGAAAGAGAGAGATGAGTTGATTTCAGCCATCAGTGATTCTCCAAAGCCACcaccaagaagaattactTTTACTTTCCCAGTGTTAGAAAGAGCCTCTTCAATTGCCTTTGTTGCTGAAGGTGCTGGTAAGGCTCCTATCATGGAAAAGATATTCGTTGATAAGTCAAGCCAATTACCATCTAAGCTagttaatgaattgaaaactGGAGTAGATGTTCTGTGGTTTGTCGACGACAGTGCAATTGAAGGTGTCAATGTAATCTCTTCGAAATACTAA
- a CDS encoding DEHA2G23386p (some similarities with uniprot|P38889 Saccharomyces cerevisiae YHR206W SKN7 Protein), with the protein MDQVQFDFDSKSSCSTQTRHSANIFNKTNNMIYNNQLGTPPALPSPDYDYRMDYFHYKPVSGDVRDESADMVEAEYVDCDLKPKLSVDVNTFGGNQQFISPIELGEYKKFTPNTNPYNFLLVDDNFINLKILERVLLKLYPNCTIVKTQDSTKIMALLHSQTFDVAFLDIEMPGLTGIELAKMIRMEDKLNQVGIIAVTTKSLPCDKIIYEQAGIDHTFAKPLNYSFDHIITCIEKVLRAKI; encoded by the coding sequence ATGGATCAGGTACAGTTTGATTTTGATCTGAAATCAAGCTGCTCGACACAGACCAGGCATTCGGctaatatttttaataagaCCAACAATATGATATACAACAACCAACTTGGTACACCTCCGGCGCTTCCTAGTCCAGACTATGACTATAGGATGGATTACTTTCATTATAAACCAGTAAGTGGTGATGTAAGAGATGAAAGTGCCGATATGGTCGAGGCGGAATACGTGGATTGTGATCTCAAACCTAAATTGTCGGTTGATGTGAATACGTTTGGTGGAAACCAGCAGTTTATATCACCAATTGAACTTGGAGAGTATAAAAAATTCACTCCTAATACTAATCCATACAACTTTTTACTTGTGGATGATAactttatcaatttgaagatattagAAAGAGTACTCCTTAAATTATACCCAAATTGCACGATCGTGAAGACACAGGATTCCACAAAGATAATGGCATTGTTGCATTCACAAACATTTGATGTAGCATTTCTCGACATTGAGATGCCAGGTTTAACAGGCATAGAGTTAGCAAAAATGATTAGAATGGAAGATAAGTTGAACCAAGTGGGCATCATTGCTGTGACCACTAAGAGTTTGCCATGCgacaaaataatttatgaGCAAGCTGGTATTGATCATACTTTCGCAAAGCCATTAAACTATTCATTTGATCATATCATTACTTGTATTGAGAAGGTTTTAAGGGCGAAAATATAA
- a CDS encoding DEHA2G23474p (similar to uniprot|Q03330 Saccharomyces cerevisiae YGR252W GCN5 Histone acetyltransferase acetylates lysine 14 on histone H3) has product MVDRKRNSSVISDNEENGRVDKKTKIKDEIEGDEVERDVKNEEANGADTDDKEEVRKDNEEENAENGGGEGDDDDDDDDEAEEEKKRTTTFNFDGVTYSFKERPSVLEEKEGKIEFRVVNNDNTKESLMVLTGLKNIFQKQLPKMPREYISRLVYDRSHLSMAVVRKPLTVVGGITYRPFDNREFAEIVFCAISSTEQVRGYGAHLMNHLKDYCRATSNVKYFLTYADNYAIGYFKKQGFNKEITLDKSVWMGYIKDYEGGTLMQCSMLPPILRYLDSAKILLLQKAAIEKKIKLRSKAHVVRPGLQVFKTNKDAKLNPAKDIPGLAESGWSEEMDKLAQKPKRGPHYNFMVTLLSELTNHPSAWPFSTPVNKEEVGDYYDVIKEPMDLSTMESKLENDKYDSFDQFLYDARLIFNNCRSYNADSTTYFKNATKLEKFMNNKIKDSAEYSHFLDQ; this is encoded by the coding sequence ATGGTAGACAGGAAGAGAAACTCTTCAGTGATAtcagataatgaagagaatGGGCGTGTAGATAAAAAAACAAAGATAAAGGATGAGATAGAAGGTGATGAAGTGGAGAGGGACGTGAAGAACGAAGAGGCTAATGGAGCTGATACAGACGACAAGGAAGAAGTTAGAAAGGAcaacgaagaagaaaatgcGGAAAATGGAGGTGGCGAGGgcgatgatgatgacgacgacgatgatgaagcagaagaagaaaagaaaagaacGACGACGTTCAACTTTGATGGGGTTACATATTCGTTTAAAGAGCGGCCGTCTGTGcttgaagaaaaggaaggTAAGATCGAGTTTCGGGTGgtgaataatgataacaCGAAGGAGAGTTTAATGGTGTTGACGGGATTGAAGaatatctttcaaaagCAGTTACCCAAGATGCCGCGAGAATATATATCGCGGTTGGTGTATGACAGATCGCACTTATCTATGGCAGTGGTTCGTAAGCCGCTAACAGTTGTTGGGGGCATAACCTATCGTCCTTTTGATAATAGGGAGTTTGCAGAAATTGTTTTCTGTGCGATTTCTTCGACTGAACAGGTTCGAGGTTACGGTGCACATTTGATGAATCATTTGAAGGACTACTGCCGGGCCACTTCAAATGTGAAATATTTCCTTACATATGCAGATAATTATGCCATTGGatatttcaagaaacaGGGcttcaataaagaaatcACACTAGATAAATCTGTCTGGATGGGTTATATCAAGGATTATGAAGGAGGTACACTCATGCAGTGTTCAATGTTACCGCCAATTTTGAGGTATTTGGACCTGGCAAAGATTCTATTATTGCAAAAAGCCGCGATAGAGAAAAAGATAAAGCTCAGATCAAAGGCCCACGTAGTAAGGCCGGGATTGCAGGTtttcaaaacaaataagGATGCAAAGCTCAACCCAGCGAAGGATATTCCTGGGTTAGCAGAGAGTGGGTGGCTGGAGGAAATGGACAAATTGGCGCAGAAGCCGAAGCGTGGCCCTCATTATAACTTTATGGTGACGCTATTGTCAGAGTTGACTAACCATCCATCTGCATGGCCATTTTCGACTCCAGtaaacaaagaagaagttggTGATTACTACGATGTCATCAAAGAACCAATGGATTTATCAACTATGGAActgaaattagaaaatgataagTATGATTCATTTGACCAATTCTTATATGATGCCAGGTTGATTTTCAACAACTGTCGCTCTTATAATGCTGATTCTACGACTTACTTCAAAAACGCTACcaaattagaaaaattcatgaacaacaaaatcaaagacAGTGCTGAGTACTCACACTTCCTTGATCAGTAA
- a CDS encoding DEHA2G23430p (weakly similar to uniprot|P53314 Saccharomyces cerevisiae YGR247W CPD1 Cyclic nucleotide phosphodiesterase hydrolyzes ADP-ribose 1'' 2''-cyclic phosphate to ADP-ribose 1''-phosphate) has translation MTLMSSLNTLFPGQPPKFEPHITISSNIDVDLDHPDKTKSDVYRILSASLVAIDSLPKNHSNLVTLGKVDSQRKFFKKLYFQVARDPNLVSFATIIRELFVQLPADIEQENMKKNPHLYTTDSHGNTVKKKSKQSQDGRIEAIDMPRIQSEAQEQASLWSVTEFDPHLSLVYNDLHPIDSALWRTIKTRIQDYLNIDNCDSDDLTDNGLGWDNGILKLVLCEGDVNDWVVLGSADLH, from the coding sequence ATGACTCTTATGAGTTCACTCAACACCTTATTTCCCGGTCAACCACCAAAATTCGAACCTCATATAACTATATCTTCCAACATTGATGTAGATTTGGACCATCCCGATAAAACCAAATCCGATGTATACAGAATTTTATCAGCAAGTTTAGTTGCAATAGATTCGTTACCAAAAAATCATTCCAATTTGGTTACATTAGGAAAGGTGGACAGTCAGAGAaagtttttcaaaaaattgtatTTCCAAGTTGCAAGAGATCCAAATTTAGTATCCTTTGCCACTATAATcagagaattatttgtaCAATTACCAGCTGATATcgaacaagaaaatatgaagaaaaacCCACATTTGTACACTACGGATAGCCATGGAAATACCGTTAAGAAAAAGTCAAAACAATCACAAGATGGTAGGATAGAAGCGATAGACATGCCTAGAATCCAGAGTGAAGCTCAAGAACAAGCATCCTTGTGGAGTGTCACTGAATTCGATCCACATCTTTCTTTGGTTTACAACGACTTACATCCTATCGACAGTGCATTGTGGAGGACAATAAAAACCAGAATTCAAGActatttgaatatagatAATTGCGATTCAGATGATTTAACAGATAACGGATTAGGCTGGGACAATGGAATACTTAAATTAGTTTTATGTGAAGGTGATGTAAACGATTGGGTAGTTTTGGGTAGTGCCGACTTGCactag
- a CDS encoding 60S ribosomal export protein NMD3 (highly similar to uniprot|P38861 Saccharomyces cerevisiae YHR170W NMD3 Protein involved in nuclear export of the large ribosomal subunit), translating into MSNYTQLDHTHDQQQPVATVLCCNCGVPMDGSSGLVMCYDCIKLTVDITEGIPREANVSFCRNCERFLQPPQHWIKAELESRELLALCLRRLKGLNKVRLIDASFIWTEPHSRRIRVKLTVQGEAMSNTIVQQTFEVEYVVVAMQCPDCAKSYTANTWRATVQIRQKVPHKRTFLYLEQLILKHNAHMDTVSIKESRDGLDFFYGQKNHAVKMLDFLSAVAPIKSKKSEELVSTDIHSASSSYKFSYSVEIAPVCRDDLVVLPKKMANSLGNISRLVLCSKISNSIQFFDPASLQSADLNAPVYWRSPFPSLLNATELIEFIVLDVEPTGDIRGKYVLADITVSRASDFGSNDNSFYIRSHLGAILHPGDSCLGYYLANSNLNSDLFDTLDTDNIPDVILVKKHYARKSRKSKNRKWKLKRMAKEHNDIVANDDSRQAKQEQERAERDYELFLQQLEEDDELRQTINLYKTADDQYPKHSETDMEDEDDDEDAPQIGIDELLDELDDMTLDDHTMQS; encoded by the coding sequence ATGTCTAATTATACTCAGTTAGACCATACACATGACCAACAACAACCGGTGGCTACCGTGTTGTGTTGTAACTGTGGTGTTCCAATGGATGGATCGTCAGGGTTAGTAATGTGTTACGACTGTATTAAATTAACGGTGGATATAACGGAAGGAATTCCAAGAGAAGCAAATGTTTCGTTTTGCAGAAACTGTGAAAGGTTTTTACAACCACCACAGCATTGGATTAAGGCCGAGTTAGAATCGAGGGAATTGTTAGCGTTATGTTTGAGAAGACTTAAGGGTTTAAATAAGGTGAGATTAATAGATGCATCGTTCATTTGGACAGAACCACATTCGCGTCGTATCAGGGTCAAATTGACTGTGCAAGGAGAAGCGATGTCCAATACTATTGTGCAGCAAACGTTTGAGGTAGAATACGTTGTTGTTGCTATGCAATGTCCAGATTGTGCCAAGTCCTACACTGCGAATACGTGGAGAGCAACAGTCCAGATTAGACAAAAGGTTCCACATAAGAGAACATTCTTATACTTAGAACAGTTGATTTTGAAGCACAATGCTCACATGGATACTGTGTCTATCAAGGAATCGAGGGACGGGTTGGATTTTTTCTACGGTCAGAAGAACCATGCGGTCAAGATGTTGGACTTCTTATCAGCTGTTGCTCCTATTAAGTCAAAGAAATCCGAAGAGTTGGTCAGTACCGATATTCATTCGGCATCCTCTTCGTATAAATTTTCTTACTCGGTTGAAATCGCGCCAGTTTGTCGTGATGATTTAGTTGTGTTACCTAAAAAAATGGCTAACTCATTGGGTAATATTTCCAGGTTAGTTTTATgttcaaagatttcaaactcaattcaattttttgatcCTGCGCTGTTGCAATCTGCCGACTTAAATGCTCCGGTCTACTGGAGATCCCCTTTCCcatctttattgaatgctactgaattaattgagtTCATAGTTTTGGATGTCGAACCTACGGGCGACATCAGAGGTAAGTATGTATTAGCTGATATTACTGTTAGTCGTGCCAGTGACTTTGGTTCGAACGATAACTCATTTTACATCAGATCTCATTTGGGTGCCATCTTACATCCAGGTGATTCTTGTTTGGGTTATTATTTAGCTAATTCCAACCTTAATTCTGACTTGTTTGATACCCTTGATACCGATAACATTCCTGATGTTATATTGGTTAAGAAGCATTACGCCAGAAAGTCACGTAAATCAAAGAACAGAAAGTGGAAGTTGAAGAGAATGGCTAAGGAACATAATGACATTGTTGCGAACGACGACTCGAGACAAGCaaaacaagaacaagagCGTGCAGAAAGAGACTACGAATTATTCTTGCAACagttagaagaagatgatgaattaagaCAAACTATTAACTTGTATAAGACAGCTGATGACCAATATCCAAAACATTCGGAGACAGATatggaagatgaagatgatgatgaagatgcaCCTCAAATTGGTATTGATGAGTTGTTAGATGAATTGGATGATATGACTTTAGATGACCATACTATGCAAAGTTAA
- a CDS encoding DEHA2G23298p (weakly similar to uniprot|P32489 Saccharomyces cerevisiae YPL121C MEI5 Meiosis specific protein involved in DMC1-dependent meiotic recombination forms heterodimer with Sae3p), translating into MPPTKTYNSKSFKPLIQSKTNKPSPVEKSLDLQIRHWLKRKDLLVKAVKYQKTNESAKINALIDKWRGICHQASNYLLNSMQVKIMHMGGYSTWKQQQKDKKINQSFDNDSYRENLSDFVNTEEFTHLSSYEQSDIMDQLNENSNQSISENETEETNLDDQLTMNELYRLLNINYDLIYN; encoded by the exons ATGCCGCCAACAA AAACGTATAATTCAAAGTCTTTTAAGCCTTTGATACAATCCAAAACAAACAAACCGTCCCCTGTAGAGAAATCTCTCGATTTACAGATTAGACATTGGTTAAAACGTAAGGATTTACTTGTAAAGGCAGTAAAGTATCAGAAGACTAATGAATCCGCAAAAATAAATGCTTTAATAGACAAATGGCGGGGGATCTGCCATCAAGCCTCAAATTACTTACTAAATTCAATGCAAGTCAAAATTATGCATATGGGCGGGTATTCAACATGGAAACAACAGCAGAAGGATAAGAAGATAAACCaatcatttgataatgattcatATAGAGAAAATCTAAGTGATTTTGTGAATACTGAAGAGTTCACGCATTTATCAAGCTATGAACAGAGTGATATAATGGATCAGTTAAACGAAAATTCCAATCAATCTATCCTGGAAAACGAGACAGAAGAGACAAATCTAGATGACCAGCTAACTATGAACGAGCTATATCGCCTTTTAAACATAAATTATGATTTGATTTACAACTGA
- a CDS encoding DEHA2G23364p (no similarity), whose translation MNRFWNFAKKFVFEIIPVIVTGMEPWSEPKNKGIEGLKRDRNGEANCTHF comes from the coding sequence ATGAACAGATTCTGGaattttgcaaaaaaatttgtCTTCGAGATCATTCCAGTAATTGTTACTGGAATGGAGCCGTGGTCGGAGCCCAAAAATAAGGGAATAGAGGGACTCAAGAGGGACCGCAATGGAGAAGCGAACTGTACTCACTTTTAA